In Denticeps clupeoides unplaced genomic scaffold, fDenClu1.1, whole genome shotgun sequence, the DNA window CATGGCGTCCCCAGGGacaaaatagcaaaaatgcTCGAGTGCTTTGAGGCGCCCATGACAGTGGACATTGTGCTGAACTCGTGTAAACCTCCTCACAAGAGCCCGGATCGTCCCCCCAGGCAGCAGGACCCGAGGTGGCAGGATTACTAAAACCGACCAAGACTGAACCACCGACCAGCTTGATAACAATACGTTTACAGTAACACACAATCGTTTGATCTCGCAGGATTTTATTattggttgatttttttttttttttttcattaaatagcattttgtatttttctggaTAGATTctgtatgtgtaaaatgtaaatgtgtatatatctatttttttctctctctctcatggaCAGTGTTTTGACGCAATAAAATTTTtacatgaatacattttggaGTGTAAAACGTGGCGTTGATCCTGCGCACGGATCGGCGGACGCGGGCTGGCGGTACATGCCTGCAGGAGTCAGTGTTGTGCCGCTTTTACGAAGCGGGGCTGGATTGGTGCAGCCAGGGACAAATTGGCGCCATTTTGAAGCCGAAAGGAGGATCATAAGTGGCAAAAGAGGCGATTGGCGGCACTTCATCAAATAAGGTACCGATTATTGACAATTCGCGTTCGAATTGACAGCGGCCGGCGTCGCCGACCCGGCGCGAGTTGTGGCCGCGGATAAAAACGCGGCATTGATGGCAGATCCGATGCGCAGGActcgcttcttttttttttttttttttttatttgaggggGGGGGAAGCTAGCCGTGTAGCCAGCTAGCATTACTGTACCAGCGATGTCCATCCTCCGGCTGCCCGCGAACCCGTGACACGTTCCCCGCGCGGGCGAGTCGTCCGGAGCGCCGTGGGGGCAAATCGACGCGCGTTTTTTCGCGTGGGACGCGGCAGCGTGGGGCGGTTTTTGGCTCCCCCCGCGATAAACGTGGGTACCTGTTTCCATTCAGACGGGAGCGCGTTGCCGAGCGTAGAACCCCCCAGTGCTAACTAGCGGTAGCCGACCGTGCCGCTGGTTATAACTACTCGCCCCGCGGGCTGACTAGCAGCGGCCACGCTCGCCCGCTAACTAGCCGCTGGCTACGGCTAACTAGCGGCGGGTTAATGTGGCCGAATGTTCTCGGCGAGACGCGACGGGTTGGACCGGAGCGCTGCCCCGCGTCTCCCGCGCAGCGTCCTCGCCGTCGGCGCCAGTTCGTCCGCGGGGGCCGGGTCGCCGCTTTCTGTTCGCCCGGACACCCTCCGTGGATATACGggttcgtgttttttttttgttttttttttaagaccgcGGAGTCGTGCCCGGTTCGCGACTGCTGGCGGGGGGGAAGAAGGGGGCAGCGAGCCGCGAGTTGTCAAACGCGCCCGGCTATTGTTCGGCCAGCGGCTGTCACGCTCCGCTTTATTTCCGTCCCGGTTTCGACAAACAAGTGGCCCGCGTCGGTGTCGCTGTCATGTCGCGACTCCCCGCAGCGACCGCTCGGTGGGAATGTGGGTAAAGACGGGGGTCCGGCGCTGAACTCCGAGGGCAGGGCAGGTGGGCGTTGGGGCTTCTGcggccacacactcacacacgataaaaacactcacacacacggaTAAAaacgtcctgtgtgtgtgtgtgtgtgtgtgtgtgtgtgttgacaccCACTGGAGTCGTTTCTGTTTTGTAGCTTCATACCATCGTCGTATCAGTTGAGTCTCTACCTTCGGAGATACCTCAACTCCAGACACATTAAGTGGTAACGATAGTAAAAATGGGTAAAACACTCTCGCAATGGACCCAGGTTCGAAGCCCACTcgctaccatggtgtccctgagaaggacacataaccctgagtgtctccagagtcTCTAccgattgtcgctctggatacgtaTGTAGAAGAGAAATAAATTTTATCCAGTGGGGACATTTATTTGTTCGTGATGAGCTAAACCTGGCATCGGATGAGACTTGGCGTTGCGTGGTTGGGAAGTGTTTCCCGGTAATCCAGTTGTTCTCATTGGCTTTGTCCTGAATCGGAACATTTATTAAAGTTGTTTTTCAAGAACAGTGACCGCTGCCCGAGTGCTTTTAGGAATTGGAATTGGAAGTTATTACGGTCCTAATAAAATAGTCAAAAATGGTTGAAAAAAACTGATATGATGTGAGGTCATTAATTCTAGGCTGGTTATTGTTTCCCAGTGTTCACGAGAATCCTGAATCGCACATGACGTAATGTAGGCAATTAGagctcatttttattaaatatctgACCACAGtttaaccccccccaccccccaccctttATTAAATTAgccaatggaaaatgcattttgacttttttttttttttttttttatatcgctGCCTTTTTGAAGAAATGACCACTTTAACATTGCCGCCCTTGGAATACTGCAGAGTGAACTGTCTGTGTACTGGTGCTGAATTGTGTAATTACGCCGTATTTCCTGGTGTGCCGTGGCAGCAGCCGGCCGCTGCGATAAAGAGAGTTGTCAGGCTGCAAATGAATCCTTTCAGGTTTATTCTCCTTCCGACTCTGTACGAGCAATGGCTGAGCGCTTCAACACCTGCACGCATGGCTGTAATATTTTCCCATAGCGTGATGTGTTGATTTTGATTTCCGACAGTGCCgagtgttgtttttgtgcgtTTGAATGACGCATCCCTGCtgctttctgtctttttaagtgggaaCACTGAGCGGAGAGCATGGCTCACTCCAAGAATCGAGCCACCGACGGCAAGATCACCTACCCTCCGGGGGTGAAGGAGATCTCTGATAAAATCTCCAAAGAGGAGATGGTGCGGAGGCTGAAGGTGAGAGACCCAATGACAGGAAAATCAACTAAAACAACTTCCATTTTTTGTTTACAGCAAAATGACGGAATACGTATTTAACCGAAGCGCATTCAGATTTCTATTTACAGACCGAGTTTTTACGCTCAtttaaaagtcatggaattttccaggtcttgaacatttttggaatacaaaataaacatataaagtcatTGAACTCTGGCTTCATGTAGTGAAGTACGATCATGTGTCTCCTCATGGagattacagctgatgatctatgcTCGACTCTGTCATAAatttgacgtttttttttcctctttccgaGATTTCCGAGAACatctggtcatgaaaatttgcctaaGAGTTATTGAGAAGTCATGGAAAtagttttgtaaaaatgtgtaagaaccctgtaaGGGATTTGGAAAGACCGCTCGGTTTCCATGCAGCACTGATGTAAATGAGCGCAAGTTTAAAAGATGCACCTCGTTTGTGCAGATGGTGGTAAAGACCTTCATGGATATGGACCAGGACTCCGAGGAAGAGAAAGAGCTCTACCTCAACCTGGCCCTGCACCTTGCCTCCGACTTCTTTCTCAAGCATCCCGACAAGGATGTGAGACTCTTGGTGGCCTGTTGCCTTGCGGACATCTTCCGTATCTATGCCCCAGAGGCACCCTACACGTCACCTGATAAGCTCAAGGTAAAATAGAATAATTTTTTACAACTTTCCTCCACCCACATAACTTCTATCTATTTGAATATGTTACaggacattttcatgttcattacGCGGCAGCTGAAAGGACTGGAGGACACCAAAAGTGCCCAGTTCAATCGATACTTCTACCTTCTTGAGGTGTGTGCTGAGTGACATCATTGGTTTTGGATGTCACCTTTTTCCTCTCCTCATTCGTTCGTTTTCCCCAACAGAATATTGCTTGGGTGAAATCTTACAACATCTGCTTTGAATTGGAAGACAGTAATGAGATCTTCACGCAGCTTTACAGAACCCTGTTCCAAGTGATTAAGTAAGTgtacatatataaattttttatcTTTCACAAGTAGGCCGTGCAAAAAAACGGGATGCATGCGGGCGCCACGAAGATGTCGGATGTGTGCATCTGTGCGTAGCGTGGCGCCGCTGCCCACAAGTGTATAGCTGctgtatttaaatgaaagcaGCCAGCTATTTATTATGTTCTAATGAGCTGTCATCCCCTCGCCTGCCAGCTATATTATTTTCCTCGGCCCGATCAGATGGCGCTGATGCTGTTGGGTCCCTGGTGGGAGGGGCTTATTGCTGTAAAGATGAATGCAAGTTACCTCTTAAAACCCGACCCTGGTTGGAAAAAGAAGGGTTTCCTGTGTGtcccctttttccttttgtgtgcagaataatgatgagattatttttttttagtagtacTGACGTTGGATGCTGTGGTGTTATTTGATTCAGAATGtgttattcattaataataaaaacatttattttcctttttagcAATGGgcataaccagaaggttcatATGCACATGGTGGACCTCATGAGCTCCATTATCTGCGAGGGCGACTCGGTCTCTCAAGAGCTGCTGGATACCGTTTTGGTGAACCTCGTCCCAGCACATAAGGTACACAGGACAATTCCTTCTGCAAGTTTGGCTGGGATTTACGAGGAAATTGGTTCATCAGAGAGATTTTTCCAGATAACCGACGCCTTGTCTTTGACCGCACAGAATTTAAATAAGCAAGCATATGACTTGGCCAAAGCACTACTGAAGAGGACTGCTCAGGCGATAGAGCCCTACATTACCAATGtgagttattattttattttattttttcttctttcctctctTCGGTGGTAGATTTCCGTACAGAAAAATATACAGATATGGTACCGACTGCACCACGGTGATGTGAGCATTGATTGAGTGTCTCATTGCctgattgtgaagcactgcattcCGCCCGGGCACATTAATCATTAAACCCCACGGAACACGCGCCGTTCACACCTTCGGGCGTATTCCCCGCAGTGCTCATTAAACCCAGTGTAAAGCAAAAGAGAGTGTCATTATTTTAGATCTCGTGTCCTGGTGGTTGAAGTTAGTTCACTGTGAAATGCTGTGTGGGAAACGGCTCAGAACTCTGCAGAGAGCTGTTGCTCGCGGCAGTCCGTGGATGTGTGACGTTTCTTCCTCTTTAGTTTTTCAACCAGGTTCTGATGCTGGGAAAGACTTCAGTGAGCGACCTGTCAGAACACGTCTTTGACTTAATCCTGGAGCTGTACAACATTGACAGCCATCTCCTGCTGTCTGTTCTCCCACAGTTGGAGTTCAAACTCAAGGTGCTGTCATTCTCTGTGGTAGACAGTTCTGTTGCCTGTAGTTGGTATAAGCCTCAGTCTGCGGTTTGTTTTACTGTCTCCTCTCttataaatattatacatttgttgaaaatgtgattttactTTCTATTCCATCTTTGGTATTCAGAGCAATGACAATGACGAGCGTCTTCAAGTTGTGAAGCTTTTGGCCAAGATGTTTGGAGCAAAGGATTCTGAACTGGCAACACAAAACAAACCCCTTTGGCAGTGTTATCTTGGAAGGTATAATATGAATCACGTgttcaaatgaaatgtattttctttaatcTTAAGTGATTTTGGAGGGAATGTAGTATGGAAATGTCACCACTGCACTGTATGGGTCTTATAAAACCTGCAGTGACCATCCACGTAAGGATAGGGGTATACTGTGTGCAAGCTGTATTTCATACCAACTTCAAACAAAACTGCCAATGTTCCCAATGTTCCCTTATTTCAGAAAAGtggcaaaataatattttcaggAACTTTgtaatgaatatgaaataattgAATGAAAGGTAATTAAAGGCATGTAGACTGAAATGATCAAATGATCATGAAATATGATAGAAAATTCAAACTGCAGGTAGCGGTTGGCAAAAGTCTTTACAAAAGCATTACATCTTATTGATTGGAAATTACACAATACCCCACTCCACCCACAACGATGTCGCCTACAACCTTTGTGCATGCCGCATGGCTTGGAAAACACCTACGTGTTTTGTGGTTGTGATTTGAAAATAACTCAATACTTGAATAGAGCCCCTTGACTCAATTAATATCCCAAATAAGGTGCTGAATAGATATAATGAATGtttgttataaaaatgtgtgttagGAATTCCTGAGAGAAACTTTTAACATAAAGATTATcgctttaatgttttttctgcCTCCTGGTTTTGTTTTAGCATTATAGGAGGCATTTttgatattttacttttttttttttactttactttaggtTTAATGATATTCATGTTCCCATCCGCCTGGAATGTGTGAAATTTGCCAGTCATTGCTTAATGAACCACCCTGATCTCGCAAAGGACCTCACAGGTATCTCGATTATAATGACCAAACATTATCCTAATGTAAAGAGGTTCACGAGAGATTTTGTTGTATGTAActgaaagagattttttttcttggtttgtAGAATACCTGAAAGTGAGGTCACATGATCCCGAAGAGGCAATCAGACATGATGTGATCGTGTCCATTGTGACCGCTTGCAAAAAAGACCTGTCCTTGGTGAATGATCAGCTGCTGAACTTTGTGAGGGAGAGGACACTAGACAAGAGAGTATGTGTCTGTCAAaatacatatttctttctttttaattaattaattgattgattaatgTTGACTGCCTATGAGTATTTTCTACGGAGCAGACGTCATGGCGTGCAGGCGGTTTCACCGTTTTCCGAGCAGTCACGCACTTGTTTTAGATTCAGCGCCTTGCTTCTGTGATGCGGTTTACATATTCAGTTTTTCCTGAGACCCAGTAAAGTATGAAGATTTATGCAGACCTGTGTGTGGAAATAGACATCAGATTGCATCTTTGAGGCGTTTTTACTGAAAGATGCTGCCAGAAGTCTGCTAGGCACCTCCTCAATTTATTGCGCCGGCGGTAAAATCACGGCGAGGCACGAGGGCCTCAGAGATATTCTGAGCGATTCATAAGCCACCTGCTCTGCGTCAAAACTGCACCGAATAATAGTGTGATGGAAATGTCACGCTGTTTTCTGGCGGTGAACGATAATGTCTGATTCGGGTTTCATGGTTTAAAAATGGAGCACTTGGGATTTTCTTTTAACCtcttaacattttaacatttctctACTAATGGCAATAATTCTTTAACTATGCAGTCTTTCGTTCTGCAAATCATTTCTGTGTAAGAATACTTTAAATTAAACTGTcagtgtgtagttttttttcctgctccagTTTTATGCCTCAGTGAAAATGGAAATGTTGTGCTCAAATCCATCAGTTGTTATATAATACAGTTTTCCCAGACGTGATGTATGTCTTTGTGTTAAAGTGCGTCACTACATAATAGAATATGTGTACTAGGAAAAGCGTTTTATAATTTCTCATTCTACTCTTAGATCAAGATAGCAGGTTACGTTCCATCATGGACAATATGCCCAGTTCCCCCTCCCCCACCAAAAGGAGGAGGAAATTGAACTAGAACTTTCATTTCTTTACATTCTGACATTGTCAGACAGGTTTTGCTGGAAAACGTAATTGAATTTGGCATGCACGTATGAATGGTTTGTCATAAACTCATCTCGGTGTGCAATACACGGCTGGCTTTCGTGGAGCATTAACTCCACATTAGCTTCAGCAGCACATTTATTAACTCAGCATGTGATCCCAGGGCTCACTGAAATGGTCtgcaaaaatatacaatatattttgaTGGGATTtcgtgtaattttttttcccctctcttatAGTTAACAATAATTACGTTGAATATAAACCTGCTTAGGTTTCAGTCCAATGCAAACAAATGCACAGGACTGTTATTGCTATACACTTAAATGCTGCTCCTCTCTAATTCCCTTTTTGACCGTTCATGCCATTTCAGTGGAGGGTGCGCAAAGAGGCCATGATGGGTCTGGCTCAGATCTACAAAAAATACTGCCTGCAAGgtgagggagggaaggaggcaGCCAAGCAGATCTCCTGGATCAAGGACAAGTTACTACACATTTACTACCAGAACAGCATTGACGACAGGTGGGTGAGCTTTGCAGGCAGCACTGTTGGAGATGTGGttcccatttatttatttatttatttattttcactcttCTCTTATTTATCCCCCCCTGAAACCCCCACTCGGTGTGACATTATGGAATAATCATGGCTCCTCTTCCGTATCTGGTTTGGTGAATAAGTGCAGTAAGATTGTGCAGCAGTttaaaagcagcagcagtgatGATGTAGTGAGGATTAAAATGATGATGTTGATGGGGATGATGCCAGTGTCTGACCTCATCAGTCTGCTGCACACATATGCTGGATCTGTACACCTTGAACAAAACACCCCTGTGGTGTTAACCGTGTTAAATGAAGTTTAGGGAGCCTCAAATCCAGGTCGGGTTCacacagaataatttttttttctaatacatTCTGGTGAAAATGATGTCCGTTCGGTGTGTCCCCAATGGAGCATTTTTTGAGAAGCACTGTAGCCATCCAGTTTTATTACGATGTGCTCTCTCTGTGTGAGGCAAGTGCTTTccttaaaataaaagtaattaaaaaaatttttttttaaattaatatatatatatataagggtCTACACAACATTTGTAATGCCTATTAAATCCACGGCAGATGATAATAGTGCTTTTGTTGTGCCTCATTACTGATGTGGGAACAGTTTTATAATGGGAGCATCAGCAGTGCACTAATTTCATGACTACACTAGAACGTTTTAGTGAATAGAGAAAAGCCTGTTTGGATTTAGTTTGGAGCTGTTCAGTGTTCTGCGATTTTCATGGAATAAGAGATGTGTTTTCCTGACAGGTTGCTCGTTGAGAGAATCTTTGCTCAGTACATGGTCCCTCACAACCTGGAGACGACAGAACGGATGAAGTGTCTCTATTACCTGTATGCCACTCTAGACCAAAATGCAGTCAAGTAAGCAAAGTAAATCATTGCCTGTATGTATATGTCCTCCTGTTGGACATAATATTAATGATTTCGTTGATAACATTTGTGTCGCAGAGCTCTAAATGAGATGTGGAAGTGCCAGAACATGCTGAGGCATAATGTAAAAGACCTGCTGGATCTGGTGAAACAGCCCAAGGTAAGTCATTGACTGAATCATTACAGCAAGTAGCCAATCATTGAAAAGCCTCCCTGAGGTCATTCGTTAGCATCCACACTGCAGAGCTCACCAGCCATGCATGCAAAGATTTCTTTTAGTTttgatgaaaacattttttttttccccttctctttTTCAGTCGGAGTCGTACAACAAGGCGGTATTCTCAAAGGTCATGGTAATCACAAGTGCGTCTCCCTTTTTTTCAGATAATTTTTCTAATAAAGTCTGTGTGGCGCTGTTTTATCCTGTCCTTGGTTACACTTTAGACGAAGCTTACTTTGAACCCTAGTTTTTGGACAATCAGcttttttaaagtctgttttcttttattaaacagGGAATCTGCCAGACCCTGGGAAGGCACAGGACTTTGTGAAGAAGTTGGCCCAGGTGCTGGAGGAGGATGAGAAAATCCGGAAGCAGCTGGAGACGCTGGTCAGCCCAGCCTGCTCCTGCAAACAGGCTGAGGGCTGTGTGGTACGAACGTCCTAATGTTCAAAAAGAACAAAGCATCATGCACCtgatgtgccttttttttttttttttttttttaacctatatatatatgtatgtgtgtgtgtcttcccaCAGCGAGATATCACAAAGAAGCTCAGTAGCCCAAAACAACCCAGCAACCCTTTCCTGGAGATGGTGAAGTTTCTGCTGGAAAGAATTGCTCCTGTGCACATCGACACCGAGTCCATCAGGTACTGTTTTTGTGGGTTACTGTCTTTTTAAGGTTATGTGGGCACAGACTGCCTGTATGCCCTACTTATCTCAACACTCCCCCCCCCAATCCCTCATGCCCCAGTGCCCTTATCAAACAAGTTAACAAGTCCATCGAAGGAACAGccgatgatgaagatgaaggcgTGCCGACTGAGCAAGCCATTCGTGCGGGGCTAGAGCTGCTGAAGGTAAAGCCACGTCTCAGTATAATAAGAGGACTCGTGAACGTTTGTGGGTTTAAGGGAGACCAGAGAGACGAGGCCATAAATCAAGAAAAGCTCGCACgtacaccacttttcctcacacatctaaaCAACAAGTTTGCACATAGAGCACTTTCTCACGTATCTACACAACAAGCTCACACATGCGCTACTTTATACTCACTATATTCATGCACACTATATCCTTCAAAAATGTGTGATGTGCACGATAAATTATGTGAATGCTTGCGTAGCAGAAGTAATATGTTTGCAAAGaaaagggtgtgtgagagctaaTATTATAATGAGGACCATGCAGAGAGCATTTCTATTGGCCAGCCCAGCTTTGGACATCCAGACAACACAGTGACTGCgtatttcactttaaatgccGCTAGGCGGGCTGCATTACCCTTAATACGGGAAGTTCAGTGAGGCTTACAGTCAGGAAATCTATTTTAGAAATGAGCGTTATAAGAAATCTGTATGTATTGATCTCTGTAAACTATTAGAAATATTACCAATAGTACCTGTCTTGCCCTACACCGTATTcacatatataattaaattaatggcTTGACTTGGTGCTTCCTCTCGAGTGCTTCCTGCTATTTTCCCACGATGGTAGAATCAGCTGTGGCTGTGCTGTCTGGATATCCAGAACCGTGGGCAGGGACCAACCGGGTGGGCTGGCCAATGGCAGTGCTCTCTGTACAGTCCTCATTATACTATTACCTTGCacacaccacttttttttttcagccacatACTACTTCTGCTGCGCACACGTTCACGTTGTTTATTGGTCACATCACACATTCCATTTTTGAAGCATACAGTGTGTATAAagtagtgtatgtgtgagcttttcttGTTACAGACGCATAGTAAATTTATTATATTGTGACAGGCAGAATGTGGGAAATCTATAATATCTTTTAAGTATTTATGGACCTTCCATTGGTTACAGGTACTGTCCTTCACCCACCCTGTGTCCTTCCACTCGGCCGAGACGTTTGAGTCTTTGCTGGGCTGTTTAAAGATGGATGATGAGAAGGTTGCTGAAGCCGCCCTGCAAATCTTTAAGAACACCGGGGGGAAACTAGAGGAGAGCTTCCCACACATCAAATCGTGAGTCTCTCAATGTGCATTATTAACAGTGAAGAAGTAGTGACTGTCCCTAAGCCACATTCAATTATTCAATAAGTGTGTATTCTTTGTAGCATGAGCCTGCAACTTGAAACAAAAATGCTTCAATCAGCAAAAGTGCCGGgattgtgcataatttttctctttttctcttacTGCCCCCTAGAGTCTTACTGCCCGTACTACAGCACAAGGCCAAGAAAGGCCCTCCTCGACAGGCCAAATATGCCATCCATTGTATCCATGCAATGTTTTCCAACAGAGACACACATTTTGCACAGATATTTGaggtaattattttttttaaagcatcagAGAACTAAAACGATGTTTGAAGACTGATAGCAGTTTACATCTGTTTtcattctcttgtttttttttttttttgcattggctACAGCCTTTACACAAGACATTGGACTCTGACAACATGGAAGCACTTACCACACCTCTTACTACTCTGGGACATTTGGCCATGTTGGCACCAGAACAGTTTGCGGGGCCGCTGAAATCTCTGGTGGCAAACTTCATAGTCAAGGACCTGCTCATGAACGACCGGGTGAGGTTTGGTTTTGGCTGGGGCTCTGAGTTAGAGTGGGCATACGCACCTTCTCCTGTTTGATTTATGTTGAGGTGACATTTTAATATCCCTTCTGCAGCACTGTGCAGTTATTTGACTGGCTTGTTTGTCTGTATGCCTCCTGCATGGAAGCGGATATTCATGATGTTTATGTGCGTCAAACAGACTCCCGGCAAGAAAACAACCAAGTTATGGGTTCCAGATGATGAGGTTTCTCCCGAAACGCTGGCAAAGGTAGGACAGGATTTTGAATGACTGTTCATCTTGTCTTTCTGCAACTCTGGCTGAGCTaccatttttgtgtttgtgttcaga includes these proteins:
- the LOC114773238 gene encoding sister chromatid cohesion protein PDS5 homolog B-like isoform X1 gives rise to the protein MAHSKNRATDGKITYPPGVKEISDKISKEEMVRRLKMVVKTFMDMDQDSEEEKELYLNLALHLASDFFLKHPDKDVRLLVACCLADIFRIYAPEAPYTSPDKLKDIFMFITRQLKGLEDTKSAQFNRYFYLLENIAWVKSYNICFELEDSNEIFTQLYRTLFQVINNGHNQKVHMHMVDLMSSIICEGDSVSQELLDTVLVNLVPAHKNLNKQAYDLAKALLKRTAQAIEPYITNFFNQVLMLGKTSVSDLSEHVFDLILELYNIDSHLLLSVLPQLEFKLKSNDNDERLQVVKLLAKMFGAKDSELATQNKPLWQCYLGRFNDIHVPIRLECVKFASHCLMNHPDLAKDLTEYLKVRSHDPEEAIRHDVIVSIVTACKKDLSLVNDQLLNFVRERTLDKRWRVRKEAMMGLAQIYKKYCLQGEGGKEAAKQISWIKDKLLHIYYQNSIDDRLLVERIFAQYMVPHNLETTERMKCLYYLYATLDQNAVKALNEMWKCQNMLRHNVKDLLDLVKQPKSESYNKAVFSKVMVITRNLPDPGKAQDFVKKLAQVLEEDEKIRKQLETLVSPACSCKQAEGCVRDITKKLSSPKQPSNPFLEMVKFLLERIAPVHIDTESISALIKQVNKSIEGTADDEDEGVPTEQAIRAGLELLKVLSFTHPVSFHSAETFESLLGCLKMDDEKVAEAALQIFKNTGGKLEESFPHIKSVLLPVLQHKAKKGPPRQAKYAIHCIHAMFSNRDTHFAQIFEPLHKTLDSDNMEALTTPLTTLGHLAMLAPEQFAGPLKSLVANFIVKDLLMNDRTPGKKTTKLWVPDDEVSPETLAKIQGIKLMVRWLLGVKNNQSKSGTSTLRMLTAILNSDGDLTEQGKMGKPDMSRLRLAAGCAILRLAQEPCYHEIITLEQYQLCALVINDECYQVRQAFAQKLHKGLCRLRLPLEYLAVFSLCAKDPVKERRAHARQCLVKNINLRREYLKQHAAVSEKLISLLPEYVVPYAIHLLVHDPDYVKVQDLEQLKDIKESLWFVLEILMAKNENNSHAFIRKMVENIKQTKDGQAPDDAKINEKLYTVCDVAMNIVISKSTTYSLESPKDPVLPARYFTQPDKNFSNTKNYLPPEMKSFFTPGKPKAANVLGAVNKPLSATGKLQTKLSRMETNSNASSNSNPSSPGRSKGRLDNTEVDQSENEDITTKTDMDKPRGRKRGPASNQEDKSQDSKPKRGRKKAANTSMEEPEESWTEDSSLAEATMEMEDEQNSPPKKGRRGRPPKSAAPKEDTAPKGRRGRKKAAPPPEEDVEEDQEEEEEEDEDASSENTEVKAKPGRPGRGRRAVSRAEEADEAVESTPQKRRGRPPKNPPPAKKPVGGRSRASNQESDEEAETSQENVEEEEQEDKSQNSSPKVRRKTTRRDRR
- the LOC114773238 gene encoding sister chromatid cohesion protein PDS5 homolog B-like isoform X2, producing the protein MAHSKNRATDGKITYPPGVKEISDKISKEEMVRRLKMVVKTFMDMDQDSEEEKELYLNLALHLASDFFLKHPDKDVRLLVACCLADIFRIYAPEAPYTSPDKLKDIFMFITRQLKGLEDTKSAQFNRYFYLLENIAWVKSYNICFELEDSNEIFTQLYRTLFQVINNGHNQKVHMHMVDLMSSIICEGDSVSQELLDTVLVNLVPAHKNLNKQAYDLAKALLKRTAQAIEPYITNFFNQVLMLGKTSVSDLSEHVFDLILELYNIDSHLLLSVLPQLEFKLKSNDNDERLQVVKLLAKMFGAKDSELATQNKPLWQCYLGRFNDIHVPIRLECVKFASHCLMNHPDLAKDLTEYLKVRSHDPEEAIRHDVIVSIVTACKKDLSLVNDQLLNFVRERTLDKRWRVRKEAMMGLAQIYKKYCLQGEGGKEAAKQISWIKDKLLHIYYQNSIDDRLLVERIFAQYMVPHNLETTERMKCLYYLYATLDQNAVKALNEMWKCQNMLRHNVKDLLDLVKQPKSESYNKAVFSKVMVITRNLPDPGKAQDFVKKLAQVLEEDEKIRKQLETLVSPACSCKQAEGCVRDITKKLSSPKQPSNPFLEMVKFLLERIAPVHIDTESISALIKQVNKSIEGTADDEDEGVPTEQAIRAGLELLKVLSFTHPVSFHSAETFESLLGCLKMDDEKVAEAALQIFKNTGGKLEESFPHIKSVLLPVLQHKAKKGPPRQAKYAIHCIHAMFSNRDTHFAQIFEPLHKTLDSDNMEALTTPLTTLGHLAMLAPEQFAGPLKSLVANFIVKDLLMNDRTPGKKTTKLWVPDDEVSPETLAKIQGIKLMVRWLLGVKNNQSKSGTSTLRMLTAILNSDGDLTEQGKMGKPDMSRLRLAAGCAILRLAQEPCYHEIITLEQYQLCALVINDECYQVRQAFAQKLHKGLCRLRLPLEYLAVFSLCAKDPVKERRAHARQCLVKNINLRREYLKQHAAVSEKLISLLPEYVVPYAIHLLVHDPDYVKVQDLEQLKDIKESLWFVLEILMAKNENNSHAFIRKMVENIKQTKDGQAPDDAKINEKLYTVCDVAMNIVISKSTTYSLESPKDPVLPARYFTQPDKNFSNTKNYLPPEMKSFFTPGKPKAANVLGAVNKPLSATGKLQTKLSRMETNSNASSNSNPSSPGRSKGRLDNTEVDQSENEDITTKTDMDKPRGRKKAANTSMEEPEESWTEDSSLAEATMEMEDEQNSPPKKGRRGRPPKSAAPKEDTAPKGRRGRKKAAPPPEEDVEEDQEEEEEEDEDASSENTEVKAKPGRPGRGRRAVSRAEEADEAVESTPQKRRGRPPKNPPPAKKPVGGRSRASNQESDEEAETSQENVEEEEQEDKSQNSSPKVRRKTTRRDRR